A genomic stretch from Caballeronia sp. LZ062 includes:
- the egtD gene encoding L-histidine N(alpha)-methyltransferase: MTQPAPSPRFSSAFAEAVHAGLSRRPQKELPSMYLYDEVGSALFEVITALPEYGVTRAEERVLKAHATDIVAALPGNVKVAELGSGSGRKTRRILEALCKKQPTAYYPIEISRTALQLCRRELGDIERISIVGYERDYLAGLSEVSARRNDGERLLVLFLGSTIGNFARLAATKFLQSIRSMLEPGDALLLGTDLIKPLPVLIAAYDDPIGVTAAFNLNLLARINRELHGDFPLDAFEHVARFNPDARSIEMHLRAKRPLTVRVRDADLCVEFREDETIWTESSHKYAAEEVAPIAIDAGFECTHQWLDDEWQFAESLLVAR; the protein is encoded by the coding sequence ATGACTCAGCCTGCCCCGTCGCCCCGTTTTTCTAGCGCCTTTGCCGAAGCCGTCCATGCTGGCTTGTCCAGGCGGCCGCAAAAAGAACTGCCTTCCATGTATCTGTATGACGAAGTCGGCTCCGCCCTCTTCGAAGTCATCACCGCTCTGCCGGAATACGGCGTGACCCGCGCCGAAGAACGCGTGCTGAAAGCGCACGCCACGGACATCGTGGCCGCGCTGCCGGGCAACGTGAAAGTCGCGGAACTCGGTAGCGGCAGCGGACGCAAGACGCGCCGCATTCTGGAGGCGTTGTGTAAAAAGCAGCCGACTGCGTACTACCCCATCGAAATCTCGCGCACGGCGTTGCAACTTTGCCGCCGTGAATTGGGCGACATCGAGCGTATTTCGATCGTCGGCTATGAGCGCGACTATCTGGCCGGACTGTCGGAAGTGAGCGCCAGGCGCAACGACGGCGAGCGGCTGCTCGTGCTCTTCCTCGGCAGCACCATCGGTAACTTCGCGCGCCTTGCGGCCACGAAGTTTCTTCAGTCGATTCGCAGCATGCTCGAACCCGGCGACGCCCTCTTGCTCGGCACCGACCTGATCAAGCCGCTGCCAGTGCTGATCGCGGCTTATGACGATCCCATTGGCGTGACGGCGGCGTTCAACCTGAACCTGCTCGCACGCATCAATCGCGAACTGCACGGCGACTTTCCACTCGATGCATTCGAACACGTCGCGCGTTTCAACCCGGATGCGCGCAGTATCGAAATGCATCTGCGCGCGAAACGCCCGCTCACGGTGCGCGTGCGCGACGCGGATTTGTGCGTGGAATTCCGTGAAGACGAGACCATCTGGACGGAAAGCAGCCACAAATATGCGGCCGAGGAAGTCGCGCCGATTGCCATTGATGCGGGCTTCGAATGCACGCATCAATGGCTCGACGACGAATGGCAGTTCGCGGAGAGCCTGCTGGTGGCGCGCTAA
- a CDS encoding acylphosphatase, producing the protein MSGPDLDTRIETYYVRVKGVVQGVGFRHHTVRRAHALGVRGYVANLNDGSVEAVIQGAANQVDLMLEWLRRGPPHARVTDFFSEERYVEKRYERFEQH; encoded by the coding sequence ATGTCAGGCCCGGATCTCGATACGAGAATCGAAACGTATTACGTACGCGTGAAAGGCGTGGTGCAGGGCGTTGGATTTCGCCATCACACCGTGCGGCGTGCGCATGCGCTCGGCGTGCGCGGGTATGTCGCGAATCTCAATGACGGCTCCGTCGAAGCCGTCATTCAGGGCGCAGCGAACCAGGTCGATCTGATGCTCGAATGGCTGCGGCGCGGGCCGCCCCATGCCCGCGTCACCGATTTCTTCAGCGAAGAGCGTTACGTCGAGAAGCGGTATGAACGCTTCGAGCAGCACTGA
- a CDS encoding hybrid sensor histidine kinase/response regulator, whose translation MTQPIHVLIVDDIRNNITALEASLARPDLSVLKAESGPAALELLLKHEVALAILDVNMPGMDGFELAELMRGSPRTAHVPIIFLTATAQDTNRTFRGYEAGAVDFLYKPFDSRILNSKVDVFIQMERQKQQLATQLATVQQLLDANEMLMAVLGHDLRTPLSAVIASAEYLARFVKDENVANIGTRIKSSGMRMVRMVDQLLNLARLRGGRVTLQPRAVELNTLAKNIVEEYEARVGKGRIFVLRQGDTLLQADGDLLSQVFSNLIGNALQHGLEGASIQVRLEGGAQDVSIIVQNAGEIPPDVLPNIFAPYRSGRRQHESGGLGLGLYITREIAQMHGGDVKVRSSAETGTIFEVTLPRVARPQTADRADIAQPFRLG comes from the coding sequence ATGACGCAACCCATTCACGTGCTAATCGTCGACGACATCCGCAACAACATCACCGCGCTGGAAGCGTCGCTTGCGCGGCCGGATCTGTCGGTGCTGAAGGCGGAATCGGGTCCGGCGGCGCTGGAGCTTCTGCTCAAGCACGAAGTCGCACTCGCCATCCTCGACGTCAACATGCCCGGCATGGATGGCTTCGAGCTTGCCGAACTCATGCGCGGCAGCCCGCGCACCGCGCACGTGCCGATCATCTTCCTGACCGCGACGGCGCAAGACACGAACCGCACGTTTCGCGGCTACGAGGCGGGCGCGGTGGACTTCCTCTACAAGCCGTTCGATTCGCGCATTCTCAATTCGAAGGTCGATGTCTTCATTCAAATGGAGCGCCAAAAGCAGCAACTCGCGACGCAACTCGCGACCGTGCAGCAACTGCTCGACGCGAATGAAATGCTGATGGCCGTGCTCGGTCATGATCTGCGCACGCCGCTGTCGGCGGTGATCGCGTCGGCGGAATATCTGGCGCGCTTCGTGAAGGACGAGAACGTCGCGAATATCGGCACGCGCATCAAGTCGAGCGGTATGCGCATGGTCCGCATGGTCGATCAGCTGCTGAACCTCGCGCGGCTGCGCGGCGGGCGCGTGACCTTGCAGCCGCGCGCCGTCGAACTGAACACGCTTGCGAAGAATATCGTCGAGGAATACGAGGCGCGCGTGGGCAAGGGACGCATTTTTGTGCTGCGTCAGGGCGACACGCTCCTGCAAGCCGATGGCGATCTGCTCTCGCAAGTGTTCTCGAATCTGATCGGCAACGCGCTGCAACACGGGCTCGAAGGCGCGTCGATACAAGTGCGGCTCGAAGGCGGCGCGCAGGATGTCAGCATCATCGTGCAGAACGCGGGCGAGATTCCGCCCGACGTGCTGCCGAACATCTTCGCGCCGTATCGCTCAGGGCGGCGCCAGCACGAATCGGGCGGGCTCGGCCTTGGGCTTTACATCACGCGCGAGATCGCGCAGATGCACGGCGGCGACGTGAAAGTGCGTTCGTCCGCCGAAACGGGCACCATTTTCGAGGTGACACTGCCGCGCGTGGCGCGCCCGCAAACGGCGGATCGTGCAGATATCGCACAGCCGTTTCGCCTCGGTTGA
- a CDS encoding chemotaxis protein CheB, producing the protein MSPAAIPDAFHAVVIGASAGGVEALNLLLPELPRDFAPPVLIVVHVRQGQPSLLPALFAERCRLRVVEPFDKDAIAPGTVYFAPPGYHMMVEAEGGEPPSIALSVDPPVRFSRPSVDVLFESAAHAYGKRLLGIVLSGANDDGARGARAICDAGGTCWAQDPQTASSPAMPLGAIAQGAVQDILTLDDMVARLAGRTRR; encoded by the coding sequence ATGAGCCCTGCAGCCATCCCCGATGCCTTCCACGCAGTGGTGATCGGCGCGTCCGCGGGCGGTGTCGAGGCGCTCAATCTGCTGCTGCCCGAATTGCCGCGCGACTTCGCGCCGCCGGTGCTGATCGTGGTGCATGTGCGGCAGGGTCAGCCGAGCCTCTTGCCCGCGCTCTTTGCTGAACGCTGCCGTTTGCGCGTGGTGGAACCGTTCGACAAGGACGCCATCGCGCCCGGCACCGTGTATTTCGCGCCGCCGGGTTATCACATGATGGTCGAGGCCGAAGGCGGCGAGCCGCCTTCCATTGCGCTGTCGGTGGACCCGCCAGTGCGCTTCTCGCGGCCATCGGTGGACGTGCTGTTCGAATCGGCGGCCCATGCGTATGGCAAGCGTCTGCTCGGCATCGTGCTTTCGGGCGCGAACGACGACGGCGCGCGCGGCGCTCGTGCGATCTGCGACGCGGGCGGCACATGCTGGGCGCAGGACCCGCAGACGGCGTCCTCGCCTGCGATGCCTTTGGGGGCGATCGCGCAAGGCGCGGTGCAGGACATTCTCACGCTTGACGACATGGTCGCGCGCCTCGCTGGGCGCACGCGCCGATGA
- a CDS encoding CheR family methyltransferase: MNDSKHEEDATFDIELKLILEAIYLKYQHDFRHYSVSSLRRRLSQAVHDLECKTLSQLQERILREPALFARLFQYLTVQVSEMFRDPSYFRAIREQVVPILQTYPSIKVWVAGCSSGEELWSLAVLFAEENIAERTVFYATDINAEALRQAETGIYPLERMAGFSQNYLAAGGKRSLSDYYHAAYGAAKFSQTLKSRVVFADHSLATDSVFLEAHLVSCRNVLIYFDRALQDRALGLFSDSLVRRGFLGLGSKESLRFSKHTDRFADFNARERLYQKV; this comes from the coding sequence ATGAACGACAGCAAGCACGAGGAAGACGCGACGTTCGACATCGAACTGAAGCTGATTCTCGAAGCCATCTACCTCAAGTATCAGCACGACTTCCGGCATTACTCGGTGAGTTCGCTGCGGCGCAGGCTTTCGCAGGCCGTGCATGACCTGGAGTGCAAGACGCTTTCACAGTTGCAGGAGCGCATTCTTCGCGAACCGGCGCTCTTCGCGCGGCTCTTCCAGTACCTCACGGTGCAGGTGAGCGAGATGTTCCGCGACCCGAGCTATTTCCGCGCGATCCGCGAGCAGGTCGTGCCGATTCTGCAGACGTATCCGTCGATCAAGGTATGGGTCGCCGGTTGCAGCAGCGGCGAAGAGCTGTGGTCGCTCGCGGTGTTGTTCGCGGAGGAGAACATCGCGGAGCGCACCGTGTTTTACGCCACCGACATCAACGCCGAAGCATTGCGGCAGGCAGAGACCGGCATCTATCCGCTGGAGCGCATGGCGGGTTTCAGCCAGAACTATCTCGCGGCGGGCGGCAAACGTTCGCTGTCGGACTACTACCATGCAGCCTACGGCGCGGCCAAGTTCTCGCAGACGCTCAAGTCGCGCGTCGTGTTCGCGGATCACAGCCTCGCCACCGACAGCGTGTTTCTGGAGGCGCATCTGGTTTCGTGCCGCAACGTACTGATCTATTTCGATCGCGCGTTGCAGGATCGCGCGCTGGGTCTCTTCAGCGATTCGCTCGTGCGGCGCGGCTTTCTGGGACTCGGCAGCAAGGAAAGCCTGCGCTTTTCCAAACACACGGACCGGTTCGCGGATTTCAACGCCCGCGAGCGGCTTTATCAGAAGGTATAG